A window of Kribbella sp. NBC_00382 genomic DNA:
TTCGACTGGACCGCTCGCACGCACCGCTCGACACATTCGTACACGTGCTCCAGCATCCACGGCACCGCCGACAGTTTCTAGCGGATTTGCGCCATCAAATACATTTCCCACCCCACCGCCCCAGTCGAGATTCAGCGGAAAAACGACGTCAGGATCCGGAGTCGTATTTCCGCCAGCCCGGCCGGGTCCGAGCGGGTGGACTGAAGGCATGACAGAACTCAACGGAAAGATGGCAATGGTGACCGGAGGCAGCCGTGGGATCGGGGCTGCAGTGGCGGTTGCGCTGGCGGTGGGTGGGGCGGATGTCGCGATCACCTACCACCGTTCGCCCGACGAGGCGGCTGCGGTGGTCAAGGAGATCGAGGCGGTGGGGCGTCGCGGGTTTGCGATCCCGGCGAACGCGGCCGATGCGGGCGCGGTGCGGGAGGCGGTCGGTACGGCGTACGAAGTACTGGGTGGGCTCGATGTCTTCGTCAACAACGCCGGCGTCGGGACGATGGGGATGCTCGGCGACGTGACGCTCGAGGAACTGGATCGGGTGCTCGCGGTGAACGTCCGCGGCCTGTACGTCGCTGCGCAGGCTGCAGCCGCTGTGCTGGCTGATGGCGGCCGGATGATCCACATCGGCAGCTGCATCGCCGATCGGAACACCGGTCCCGGGATGAGCCTGTACGCGATGAGCAAGTCGGCCGTCGTCGGGATGAACCGGGGCATGGCACGCGACCTCGGCGCCCGCGGCATCACGTCGAACGTCGTCCAGCCCGGCCCGACCGACACGTCGATGAACCCGGCGGATGGGCCGTTCGCAGCAGCCCAGCGCTCGTTCCTGGCCCTCGACCGCTTCGGCACCGTCGACGATGTCGCCGCAGCAGTCCTCTACCTCGCAGGACCAGGAGGTGCCTACGTCACCGGCACCGAACTGAACGTCGACGGCGGCCACGCGGCTTGACTGGCGGGCAGGCGGTGGGCGGGCAGGCCTGCCGGCAGGAGGGTTCTGTCGGTGGGGGTGGCTAGCTTGGGGCGATGAAGTTCTCGGTGACGTTCGGGGCGGTGGGGGCGGGGCGGGATCCGCGGGGGCTGGCTGAGTTGGCGCGGATGGCGGAGGACAGTGGGTGGGACGGGGTGTTCCTGGAGGACTATCTCGTCTATCAGGGGGACGTCGCGGAACCGACGTACGATCCTTGGATCTGTCTGGCGGCGATGGCGTGTGCGACCTCGAGGATCACCCTCGGTACCACCGTGACGCCGGTCCCCCGGCGCCATCCGTGGCAGCTCGCCGCCGAGGCCGTCGCCCTGGATCACCTGTCGAACGGCCGGCTGATCCTCGGCGTCGGGATCGGCGACCCGGACGACCCGTTCCTGACCGGCACTCCCCGCGAACTGGCCGAGAAGCTGGACGAATCGCTGGAGATCATCACCGCCCTGTGGACGGGTGAGCCCGTCCGGTACGCCGGTAAGCACTACCAACTCGACGGCGCCCAACTGACCGCCACCCCACTCCAGCGTCCCCGCATCCCGATCTGGGTAGGCGGCAACTTTCTCGTCCCCGCCGTCCGTCGCCGGATCCTCCGCTGGGATGGCTCCTGCGCCTACAAAGGCACCACAGCAGCGCCCCAGCAAACGACCCCCGAAGACATCCGCCACCTCCTCGCCGCCCGCCAAGCACCACGCCCCGACGGGGCCGACCCCACCGACGCCCCCGACGCCCTGGGCGCCGCCGCCGGCGTGGACGGGTTCGAGGTGAAGGCAAGCGGTGGGGATCCAGCTGCGTTTGCAGCGGCGGGGGCGACCTGGTGGGGGCGATGGATCGCGCCGGGACCAGTCGCGGAGGCGCACCAAATCCTGCGTACGGGACCGCCTCGTCTGACCTGACCGTGGCTCGCCCGAAACCGCCGAAGGCGACGCGCGCAGCGCGGGCAATGGAGCGGGCGGATGGGCGGTGGGTACTGATCAGCCGTTGACAGGGAAGGGGGTTGGCAGTGAGACTGCGGTGAGGATTTGAACGTTAAAACGGGTGGCTTCTGGTGCGTCGGGAGGTTGGTTC
This region includes:
- a CDS encoding LLM class flavin-dependent oxidoreductase, translated to MKFSVTFGAVGAGRDPRGLAELARMAEDSGWDGVFLEDYLVYQGDVAEPTYDPWICLAAMACATSRITLGTTVTPVPRRHPWQLAAEAVALDHLSNGRLILGVGIGDPDDPFLTGTPRELAEKLDESLEIITALWTGEPVRYAGKHYQLDGAQLTATPLQRPRIPIWVGGNFLVPAVRRRILRWDGSCAYKGTTAAPQQTTPEDIRHLLAARQAPRPDGADPTDAPDALGAAAGVDGFEVKASGGDPAAFAAAGATWWGRWIAPGPVAEAHQILRTGPPRLT
- a CDS encoding SDR family NAD(P)-dependent oxidoreductase, whose product is MTELNGKMAMVTGGSRGIGAAVAVALAVGGADVAITYHRSPDEAAAVVKEIEAVGRRGFAIPANAADAGAVREAVGTAYEVLGGLDVFVNNAGVGTMGMLGDVTLEELDRVLAVNVRGLYVAAQAAAAVLADGGRMIHIGSCIADRNTGPGMSLYAMSKSAVVGMNRGMARDLGARGITSNVVQPGPTDTSMNPADGPFAAAQRSFLALDRFGTVDDVAAAVLYLAGPGGAYVTGTELNVDGGHAA